The Chitinophaga pinensis DSM 2588 region CACATTGTTGTTGCTGGCCATTGCGAAGATCGTAGAATTAGGTACCGGCGCCAGCGGACAGATTATCATCTCTTCCCGCAGGTGGAAGTTTGAGTCTTATTCCAATATGATTTTACTGGCAGCATCTGTACCGGTGAATTACTATCTGATCAAACATATGGGTATTCCTGGTGCAGGTTGGGCCAACCTCATTCTGGTAGTAGTGTTCAATGGTATCCGTTTTGCTTATCTGTGGTATAACTACAAGATGCAGCCGTTTAATCTGAAAACGGTCTATGGTATTTTGTTACCGGTGGTACTGGTGCTGATCACCACTACACTGATCAACTTCTCTTCTCCCCTGCTGAACATCATTTTGCGCAGCGTCATTTTCGTTGTCGGTTTTATTTCCACCACACTCCTGTTAGAGATTTCTGAAGATGCAACAGGTGTATTCCGTACCGTGAAAAAGCGACTGGGCATCGGCAAACCCGAATAAAATATGGATATAATATTACACCCACCTCTTATAGCTTTTATATCGCTACACGAGGTGGATGTTACATTATATACAAGTTCAGGCTTACTAGTCTTTGCTGCCGGAAAATATGATCTTCAGTAAAGCAAATGCAAAAGAGAAAGGAATAACAATTGAGCCTTTTGTTTTTCTAAAAGTAATATAAGCTAATGCAATGAATGCCTGTTTAGGCGACATCTTATATAACTTTTGAAGATAGAATTTCATCTTCGGCTGATTCTCCTTGAAGACGGCATAAAACACGGCAAACTTTCTATAGTACAACATTTCATCCCGCTTACTGATATGCGCTACAAGTGTCGGCAACTGTTTCTCTACGACTATTTTCTGCAGGTCCTGTACGGCTGTAGACATGGTGCCCGTCAGCGAAGCCGCATGTACGCGGTAATAGTAAACATTATGTTCCGGCAGGTAGTAAAACTTGCTATGCATAAAAGCACGCAGGAAGAAATCGTAATCTTCGATCATAAAGGCTGACACGTTGTAGCCTTTATTACGCAGGTGTACTTCTTTTTTATATAAGAAGCAGGCGCCACAACCTTCCCAGGTGATGATGCTCTGGTTGATATCATTGAATCGCATGATACCCACTTCTTTATTATCATCATCGATCTGGATATAATCGCAGTATACCAGGTCAATTTCCGGTTTCTCTACCAATATCTTCACCATGCGCTCCAGTGCATCGGGTGCATAGTAGTTGTCATCTGAAGTCCAGGTGAAATAAGTGCCTTTTGCTTCATCAAAACCCGTGTTCAGTGAAGCGGGCAGGCGTTTGTTAACAGCATTATTGATCAGGCGTACACGTGCATCTTTTGCCGCATATTCAGCTGCAATTTCAGCGGTATTGTCAGTTGAACAGTCATTGACGATCAGCAGTTCAAAGTTGGTATAGCTCTGTATGAGACAGCTATCCAGCGACTGTCTCAGATAACGGGAGCCGTTGTAAGTAGGTAAAACAATCGTGACCAGTGGTCCGTTCATATTATAATACTTTGTGTAAAATATCAATGATCTGTGTTGAGCTGGTACCGTCTCCGTAAGGGTTTACGGCCTGTGCCATCTGCTGATACAATTGTTCATCGTCCATCAGTGCAAAGCAGTTCTCAACGATTGCATGGCGGCTGGTACCTACTAAGCGGGCCGTACCTGCGTCAATACCTTCTGTACGTTCTGTTACATCGCGCATAACCAGTACGGGTTTACCCAATGCAGGCGCTTCTTCCTGAATACCACCGGAGTCGGTCAGTACGAGGTAACTCTGTTTCATAAGCCATACCAGGTATGGATAATCCAGCGGTTCAATCAGGTGTACGCCCGGTACGCCGGTCAGCAGACGCTGTACAGGTTCCTGCACCTGTGGATTCAGGTGTACAGGATAAACGATCTGTACTTTTCCTTCGTAACGGATAGCGATATCACGCACCGCCATACAGATCTCTTCGAATGGTTGTCCGAAGCTCTCGCGACGGTGGCCGGTTACCAGGATCGTTTTTTTAGAAGGATCAAGGAAGCTGAAATATTCTTTGTAGGCAGCGGCATCTTTGATGATATCTGCTGTCATGAGCAATGCATCGATCACGGTGTTGCCAGTCACGTACACATGTTCATGTATATTTTCTGCGTGCAGGTTTTGCTGCGAATTAACAGTAGGTGCAAAATGAAAATCAGCCAGGTTGCCGGTCATCTTACGGTTCATTTCTTCCGGGAAGGGAGAATATTTATTACCGCTGCGCAGTCCGGCTTCGATATGCGCTATTTTGATCTTTTTATAGTAGGCGGCTAATGCGCCGGTGAAAGCGGAGGTAGTATCACCCTGAACCACAAGTACGTCTGGTTTTTCTCTTTCCAGCACTTCATCGAGTCGTTTCAGACCATCTGCGGTGATATCGAAAAGGGTTTGTCCAGGTTTCATCAGGGCCAGGTCCTCATGCGGAGTGACACCAAAAAAGTCCAGTACCTGTGCCAGCATCTGTCTATGCTGACCGGTCACACATATATATGGCTGCCATTTATCGGGTTGCTGTTCACATGCTTTGATCAGCGGTATCATTTTAATGGCTTCAGGTCTGGTACCAAAGAGGAAAAATATCTTCTTCAAGTGTCGCTCTTTATGCAGTTAATAATAGTTTCAGTATCGTTTTACCAGGTACGGGATTATATCGTTCCATGGCGGCAGTGTTGGCAGCAATACCCATTTGCTTCCAGTCAGCGCGTTGCTCCCAGGCTCTTTCCATGGCATCCGCCATAGACCTGACGGTAGCGCCGGGGCTTATAAAACCCTGCTGTCCTTCTGTTACCCATTCCCGGTGTCCGCCAACATCCGTCAGTACGGAGGGGCGTCCACACACCATGGCCTCCACTACAGCAAGCGGCATGCCTTCTTGGCGGGAGGGCATCAATAAAAGGCTGTTTTTTTTCCACACTTCCTTGATATCGTTGACTTTACCGTGAAAGGTAACGCGGTCATTCAGTCCGTAGAAGGCGGTCAGCTGTTTGAGATATCCTTCATCCAGACCGGCACCGTAGATGTTCAGATGCCATTTACGGGCGCGCCATTGTTCCTGGTGCAGGGCGCCCAGTACCAGGTCCTGTCCTTTATGATCGGTTACCAGTATACCTACCATTGCAAAATTCACGGTTTCCTCCTCGGGGAAGGGCAGTATACCGATATTGGCGAGGTTCACCGGATTCCGGATCACCATTGCATTGTCGATGTTGGAACAGAGATGTCTGCGGGCTATTTCCAGATTCCCTTCGGATACAAACAGGACCTTCCTTGCACGCTGATAAGCGGCCTTGATCAGGTCATAGCGCGTACCGCCGAAACCACGTACGTCATGGTTCAGGTTACAGTTGATATAAAGGGCTGCGGGTGTTTTGTCCAGTGCTTTGAGCAGGAGGACGTCTTCTCCGATGGAATAGGAAGTACCCACGTAAAAGATCACGTCAGGACGCTCTTTGAAGAGACGATGAAAAGGATTCTGTAATTTATTGGCGAGAATGATCAGGCCCTTGCGGAAGATGCGTTGCAGGAATGGGATTCCCGGTTGTACAAATCCACGGCGATAGAAAAGTTTGGCTCCATTTTTCAGCAGGTTGACGGTTTTGGGATGCGGAGGACCACATTTCAGGGCGGATACAAACACCTCATGCCCTTCCTTCAGCGCTTCTGCCGCCATATCGGCCCAGAGCTCTTCGCTCCCGCCCCATGGCTCTTTAATAATGGATACAATACCTATCTTCATGTATAATCACCGGATTTTTCAATCGCAAAAATAATTCCGGGCGAAGATATAGTTATTTATTCTACCCTGCCGCCGCCTACGTAATACTTTTTCCAGTAACTTTCATTGAGGTCGCTGATCATAACCCCTGAACTGGTGGAGGCGTGCACAAATTTATCATTCACAAGATAAACACCTACGTGCGACACGGAAGTACCGTTGGTCTTAAAAAACACCAGATCGCCTTCACGCATCTGACCGTTGTTTACCTTTTTAGATTTATCATATAACTGAGCGGAACTACCACCCGAAGAGACTTTAAATACTGTATTCAGCAGACTGTTGGCAAAACCGGAGCAATCTACCCCATTCTTGTTCTTACCGCCATATACATAAGGCGTACCCCACCAATCTTCAATAAAACGGAAAAGGTCAGTATTCAATACGGTTTCTACACGTACATCCAGCAATTGTGCATATTTGAACTGCCAGAGTGCGGCATTTTCCAAGTTGGAACTGGCAGGGGTAAAATTCTTAATCTTCATAGATCCGGTATTGGCAACATTACTTGACAGCGCAGCCCTGGAGATCACCATGCCTTCAATAAATCTTGAATCGCTGCTGCTTTTCTTTGTGGCAGATTTTTTAGTAGAATTACAGGATACTGCCCCCAAAGCGCACATTACAACAGTTACCCAAAGGACCTCCTTTCTTACTTTCATAAGCCTCTCAGATTAAATAATTTTTAGCTAAGTTACTAATAATAATTGTTTTTAAAGTGTTTTCACTTTTATGGCGGAAGCCGTATTTGTAGGGACTTACCTGAAAATTCTCGTATAGTCCCCCGTTAGCCCGGTTTTGCGCTTTTGTCTGGTATATGTCTTAAACGCAGCCCTTGTGGATAAATTTCACCCTCACATGTTCCAAAATTGGACGAAGAGTCGGATTTTTGTAGAATGATCTTTTCCCACTTACACGTTCATACACAATATTCTCTGCTGGATGGTGCGGCAGACATCAAATCATTGTACAAGAAAGCCATGGCCAGCAATCAGCCGGCGCTGGCCATCACGGACCATGGTAATATGTTCGGCGCTTTCCAGTTTGTGGCAGAAGCTTATAACAACAGACTGAATCCCGAAGATCCGAAGGATAAAAGGCTGAAGGTAAAACCTATTGTCGGCTGCGAGTTCTATGTAGTAGAAAACCGCTTCAAACGCGCTTTTACCCGTGAAGAGAAAGATATCCGTAATCACCAGGTCTTACTGGCGAAAAACGATGAAGGTTACCGTAACCTTATTAAGCTGTGTTCCCTTGGTTATATCGAGGGACTGTACGGTAAATACCCCCGTATTGACAAAGAACTCATTCTTCAGTATCATAAAGGACTGATCGCCACGACCTGTTGTCTGGGCGCCTCCGTACCCAGGGCGATTCTCAAAAAAGGAGAAGAAGCCGGCGAAGAAGAATTCAAATGGTGGCTGGACATCTTCGGGGAGGACTATTATGTTGAATTACAGCGACATGGCATTCCCGAACAGGAGAAAGTGAATGAGTCCCTGATCAAATTTGCGAGCAAACACAACGTAAAGATCATCGCCTCTAATGACTCCCACTATGTAGACCAGGCAGATGCGAACGCACACGACATTCTCCTTTGTATCAACACCGGTGAGAAGAAGAGCACTCCTACCATGAAGGATTTCTCTGATGACGACGTGTCCATGAAGAACAAGCGTTTCGCTTTCTATAACGACCAGTTCTACTTTAAGACGACGGAAGAAATGACGGCGCTCTTCCAAGATCTGCCACAGGCTATTGATAACACCAATGAGATCGTGGACAAGGTGGAACTGCTGGATCTGAAGCGGGACATCCTCCTGCCCAACTTCCCTATTCCACCGCCATTCCTGACACAGGACCAGTACCTGCGTCATATTACCATGGAGGGTGCGCATAAGAAATACGCAGAAGTGACGGCTGAGGTGGAAGAACGTATCAATTTTGAGCTGAGTGTAATTGAGAACATGGGATTTGCGGGCTACTTCCTGATCGTATCTGACTTTATCAAGGCAGGCCGCGATCTGGGCGTATTCATCGGTCCGGGCCGTGGTTCGGCGGCAGGTTCGGCGGTAGCTTACTGTATTGGTATCACCAATATTGACCCGATCAAGTATAACCTGCTGTTTGAGCGTTTCCTGAATCCGGAACGTAAGAGCATGCCCGATATTGATACGGACTTCGATGATGAAGGCCGTCAGAAGGTAATTGACTATGTTGTAAATAAATATGGTAAAAACCAGGTAGCACAGATCATTACTTACGGTACCATGGCCGCCAAGATGAGTATCAAGGACGTGGCCCGTGTAATGGACCTGCCACTGGTTGAATCCAACATGCTGGCCAAAATGGTACCTGATAAACCAGGGATTCAGCTGGACCGCATTTTCAACGCCCCTATTGATGAAGGCGAAAAGAGCCTTGCGGAGAAAGAAGGGCTGGGTCCTGAAGACCTTGAAAATGTGAAGCGACTCCGTGAACTGATCAAAGGACAGGATCTACAGGGTGAAGTATTGCGGGAAGCCTGCGTACTGGAAGGATCCGTACGTAACACCGGTATCCACGCGGCAGGTATCATCATTGCGCCGAAAGACCTGTACGACCTGATCCCTGTATCTACCGCCAAGGACTCTGACCTGCTGGTCACACAGTTTGAAGGTAGTATCATCGAGAGCGCCGGTGTAATCAAAATGGACTTCCTGGGTCTGAAGACCCTCACCATTATCAAGGGCGCCCTTGAACTGATCAGAACCAACCACGGTATAGATATCAGCATCGACGATATTCCACTCGATGATGCCAAAACATATGAGCTTTATCAGAAGGGAGAAACGAACGCCACGTTCCAGTTCGAGTCCGCCGGTATGCAGAAATACCTGCGCGAACTGAAACCTGACCGATTCGACGACCTTATTGCGATGAACGCCTTGTACCGTCCGGGACCATTGGAGTACATTCCTTTGTTCATCCGTCGTAAACACGGATTGGAAGAGACGGTGTATGACCTGGCGGAAATGGAAGAATACCTGAATGATACCTATGGTATTACGGTATACCAGGAGCAGGTAATGCTACTGAGCCAGAAACTGGCCAACTTCTCCAAAGGTGATGCGGACGTACTCCGTAAAGCGATGGGTAAGAAACAGAAAGCGGTACTGGATAAAATGAAGAAACAGTTCATGGAAGGTTGCGCCGCTAACGGCCATGACCTGAAAGTCTGTGATAAAGTATGGACGGACTGGGAGGCATTCGCATCCTACGCGTTCAACAAATCCCACTCTACCTGTTACGCCTTTGTAGCTTATCAGACCGCTTACCTGAAAGCGCACTATCCGGCGGAGTACATGGCGGCAGTACTGAACAACGCCAGTAACATTGAAAAGATCACCTTCTTCATGGAAGAAGCGAAACGCATGGGTATCGACGTATTGCCACCTGATGTGAACGAGTCATTCAAAGGCTTTGCGGTGAACAAACAAGGTCAGATCCGTTTTGGTCTGGCCGGTCTGAAAGGTGTGGGTGAAGCAGCGGTAGAAAACATCCTGGAAGAAAGACAAAAGGGAAGTAACTACAAGAACATCTTTGAAATGATTAAACGTGTGAACCAGCGTGCAGTGAATAAGAAATCACTGGAAGCCCTGGCCATGTCAGGCGCTTTCGATTGTTTCCCTGAGTTACACCGTGCACAATATTTCCATAAACCGGATAATGACAATACCACCGGTCTTGATAAGATCGTGAAGTTCGGTCAGCAGGTATCGGCTGGAGCTGCCACTACCATGAGCAGCCTGTTCGGTGCAGATGATATGCCGGAGGTAGAACCACCAAAGATCCCACCTTGCGATCCATGGCCACTGATCCTGAAGCTTAACAACGAGCGTGAGGTGACGGGTATTTATATTTCTGGTCACCCGCTGGACGACTACCGTTTCGAATCACGTTATTATAACATGAACACGGTACAGGAATTGGTTGAATATCAGGCAGATCTCCAGGCGCCTGGGAATGCTAAATCCGGCCGTGAACGTAACTTCAGACTGGCTGTCTATGTGACCGGTGCACAGGAGCGTATTTCGCGAAACAACCGCCAGTTTGGCATAATGACGATAGAAGACTATTCCGGTAAGTTTGAGTTCGCTTTATGGAGTGAGGACTTCATCCGCTTTGCGCCATATCTGAAAACAGGGCTTTGTCTGTTTATTAATGGTGGTTTCAAGGCCAAGCGTTTTAATGATGCAGAATATGAGTTCAAGGTGAACGGTATACAGCTGTTACAGGAAGTGAAGAAGACGCATACGAAGAAGGTAACACTGGTAACCATGCCTAAGTTCATCACACGTGAGCTCGTAGACTTCCTTGTTGACAACATTAACAAATACCCGGGAGCGAGTGAGCTGTTTTTACAACTCATTGATCGTGATGATGCCATGCAGGTGAAATTGCATACATTTAATAAACATATCGAGATGAACGATGAATTGGCACACTTCCTGTCGAAGCAACCAGACATCGATACCTATATAGATACAATCAATAAGTAGTGGTCTTAAATTGCTCTAATTTGCATGGTCAAACGGCGCCTTTTAACAAACAAATACCGGCTGTCAAAAAAGCAGTAATTTGCATCCGGTTCGAAAATTGAATGAATATATTTGCATTTATAAATTTATTACAGAACTTTGATTTACTATAATTCATAAATTTTAATATCATGGCATTAGAATTCACAGATTCAAACTTCCAGACAGAAGTGTTGGACTCCGATAAATTGAGTGTGATAGATTTCTGGGCAGAATGGTGTGGTCCTTGTCGCGCTATCGGTCCGGTTATCGAAGACTTGTCTAAAGACTATGCGGGTAAGGTTAACGTGGGTAAAGTAAACGTGGACCAGAATCCTCAGTTGTCTATCAACTACGGTATCACAAGCATCCCTGCTATCCTTTTCATTAAAAATGGTCAGGTAGTTGACAAACAGGTAGGTGCTGCTCCAAGAGCCATTCTGGAAAAGAAAATTCAGACTAACCTCTAGTAGGTGGTATGTACTGCATAAAGAAGCCGGTTCGCTTGTAGCGAACCGGCTTTATCATTTATACCGGTCATCAAATAAGCACCCGCTTTGTTGCAGAAGACAAGCGGATTAATTAATATACGCACGCGTATGTATCATTGACAACTATGGCATACCTTCAACAGCAACCACTCAAAAGAGCCCCCTGTCTGCTTATCTTATCAGCGTGACTGTCCCTTGCTGACGATATACTTTCTTTACATTGTCATAGAATGCATATTCAATCATATATACATAAGCACCCTTTGGCTGTAATTGCTCCAGGTAAATTCCATCCCATCCTTTGCCAACATCCGCGGACCTGAATATCACTTCCCCCCAACGATTGTAGATCATCATACTGAAAACAGCGACTGCTTTTGCCTTTACTCTGAATACATCATTGACGCCGTCTTTATTAGGTGTAAAAGCAGTAG contains the following coding sequences:
- the wecB gene encoding non-hydrolyzing UDP-N-acetylglucosamine 2-epimerase — encoded protein: MKKIFFLFGTRPEAIKMIPLIKACEQQPDKWQPYICVTGQHRQMLAQVLDFFGVTPHEDLALMKPGQTLFDITADGLKRLDEVLEREKPDVLVVQGDTTSAFTGALAAYYKKIKIAHIEAGLRSGNKYSPFPEEMNRKMTGNLADFHFAPTVNSQQNLHAENIHEHVYVTGNTVIDALLMTADIIKDAAAYKEYFSFLDPSKKTILVTGHRRESFGQPFEEICMAVRDIAIRYEGKVQIVYPVHLNPQVQEPVQRLLTGVPGVHLIEPLDYPYLVWLMKQSYLVLTDSGGIQEEAPALGKPVLVMRDVTERTEGIDAGTARLVGTSRHAIVENCFALMDDEQLYQQMAQAVNPYGDGTSSTQIIDILHKVL
- a CDS encoding C40 family peptidase, producing the protein MKVRKEVLWVTVVMCALGAVSCNSTKKSATKKSSSDSRFIEGMVISRAALSSNVANTGSMKIKNFTPASSNLENAALWQFKYAQLLDVRVETVLNTDLFRFIEDWWGTPYVYGGKNKNGVDCSGFANSLLNTVFKVSSGGSSAQLYDKSKKVNNGQMREGDLVFFKTNGTSVSHVGVYLVNDKFVHASTSSGVMISDLNESYWKKYYVGGGRVE
- the trxA gene encoding thioredoxin, translated to MALEFTDSNFQTEVLDSDKLSVIDFWAEWCGPCRAIGPVIEDLSKDYAGKVNVGKVNVDQNPQLSINYGITSIPAILFIKNGQVVDKQVGAAPRAILEKKIQTNL
- a CDS encoding glycosyltransferase family 4 protein; protein product: MKIGIVSIIKEPWGGSEELWADMAAEALKEGHEVFVSALKCGPPHPKTVNLLKNGAKLFYRRGFVQPGIPFLQRIFRKGLIILANKLQNPFHRLFKERPDVIFYVGTSYSIGEDVLLLKALDKTPAALYINCNLNHDVRGFGGTRYDLIKAAYQRARKVLFVSEGNLEIARRHLCSNIDNAMVIRNPVNLANIGILPFPEEETVNFAMVGILVTDHKGQDLVLGALHQEQWRARKWHLNIYGAGLDEGYLKQLTAFYGLNDRVTFHGKVNDIKEVWKKNSLLLMPSRQEGMPLAVVEAMVCGRPSVLTDVGGHREWVTEGQQGFISPGATVRSMADAMERAWEQRADWKQMGIAANTAAMERYNPVPGKTILKLLLTA
- the dnaE gene encoding DNA polymerase III subunit alpha, with the protein product MIFSHLHVHTQYSLLDGAADIKSLYKKAMASNQPALAITDHGNMFGAFQFVAEAYNNRLNPEDPKDKRLKVKPIVGCEFYVVENRFKRAFTREEKDIRNHQVLLAKNDEGYRNLIKLCSLGYIEGLYGKYPRIDKELILQYHKGLIATTCCLGASVPRAILKKGEEAGEEEFKWWLDIFGEDYYVELQRHGIPEQEKVNESLIKFASKHNVKIIASNDSHYVDQADANAHDILLCINTGEKKSTPTMKDFSDDDVSMKNKRFAFYNDQFYFKTTEEMTALFQDLPQAIDNTNEIVDKVELLDLKRDILLPNFPIPPPFLTQDQYLRHITMEGAHKKYAEVTAEVEERINFELSVIENMGFAGYFLIVSDFIKAGRDLGVFIGPGRGSAAGSAVAYCIGITNIDPIKYNLLFERFLNPERKSMPDIDTDFDDEGRQKVIDYVVNKYGKNQVAQIITYGTMAAKMSIKDVARVMDLPLVESNMLAKMVPDKPGIQLDRIFNAPIDEGEKSLAEKEGLGPEDLENVKRLRELIKGQDLQGEVLREACVLEGSVRNTGIHAAGIIIAPKDLYDLIPVSTAKDSDLLVTQFEGSIIESAGVIKMDFLGLKTLTIIKGALELIRTNHGIDISIDDIPLDDAKTYELYQKGETNATFQFESAGMQKYLRELKPDRFDDLIAMNALYRPGPLEYIPLFIRRKHGLEETVYDLAEMEEYLNDTYGITVYQEQVMLLSQKLANFSKGDADVLRKAMGKKQKAVLDKMKKQFMEGCAANGHDLKVCDKVWTDWEAFASYAFNKSHSTCYAFVAYQTAYLKAHYPAEYMAAVLNNASNIEKITFFMEEAKRMGIDVLPPDVNESFKGFAVNKQGQIRFGLAGLKGVGEAAVENILEERQKGSNYKNIFEMIKRVNQRAVNKKSLEALAMSGAFDCFPELHRAQYFHKPDNDNTTGLDKIVKFGQQVSAGAATTMSSLFGADDMPEVEPPKIPPCDPWPLILKLNNEREVTGIYISGHPLDDYRFESRYYNMNTVQELVEYQADLQAPGNAKSGRERNFRLAVYVTGAQERISRNNRQFGIMTIEDYSGKFEFALWSEDFIRFAPYLKTGLCLFINGGFKAKRFNDAEYEFKVNGIQLLQEVKKTHTKKVTLVTMPKFITRELVDFLVDNINKYPGASELFLQLIDRDDAMQVKLHTFNKHIEMNDELAHFLSKQPDIDTYIDTINK
- a CDS encoding glycosyltransferase family 2 protein is translated as MNGPLVTIVLPTYNGSRYLRQSLDSCLIQSYTNFELLIVNDCSTDNTAEIAAEYAAKDARVRLINNAVNKRLPASLNTGFDEAKGTYFTWTSDDNYYAPDALERMVKILVEKPEIDLVYCDYIQIDDDNKEVGIMRFNDINQSIITWEGCGACFLYKKEVHLRNKGYNVSAFMIEDYDFFLRAFMHSKFYYLPEHNVYYYRVHAASLTGTMSTAVQDLQKIVVEKQLPTLVAHISKRDEMLYYRKFAVFYAVFKENQPKMKFYLQKLYKMSPKQAFIALAYITFRKTKGSIVIPFSFAFALLKIIFSGSKD